A stretch of Natronococcus sp. CG52 DNA encodes these proteins:
- a CDS encoding MBL fold metallo-hydrolase — MDVQFLGGAREIGRSAVLIDDSLLLDFGMDSGNPPSFPIDDVDPDAVVVSHGHLDHVGSVPTLLSGDTRPTIHWTPPTYDLTMVLARDTIELHGGTYDCPFTEAEVARVTQVSETHGYREPFRAAGYEITFFDAGHVPGSAHVLVSDGETRLLYTGDFHAENQQLLSGTTARPDADAVICESTYSDTTRPPRAEIEASFVDSLETTLWEGGTVVVPAFAIGRTQEVLCICEEHDLECYVDGMGKRVTDLFLRDRNREFLRDPDLLRRAKGNARFVDGRDGQRERIAEQNTVIVTTSGMLHGGPAMTYVPAIRTHPTNKIAMTGYQVEGTPGHELYESGSAVIDGRAMRVSAQVEQYDFSAHADREGVRAFLESYADASILVNHGDRCEAFAAELRADGFDASAPPLGDRRTV; from the coding sequence ATGGACGTTCAGTTCCTGGGTGGGGCCCGCGAGATCGGTCGGAGCGCGGTGCTGATCGACGACTCGCTGCTGCTGGATTTCGGCATGGACTCGGGGAACCCGCCGTCGTTTCCGATCGACGACGTCGACCCCGACGCGGTCGTCGTCAGCCACGGCCACCTCGACCACGTCGGCTCAGTCCCCACCCTGCTGTCGGGCGACACCCGCCCGACGATTCACTGGACGCCGCCGACCTACGACCTCACGATGGTGCTCGCACGAGATACCATCGAGCTTCACGGGGGAACGTACGACTGCCCGTTCACCGAGGCCGAAGTGGCTCGCGTCACCCAGGTTTCGGAGACCCACGGCTACCGCGAGCCCTTCCGCGCCGCGGGATACGAGATCACCTTCTTCGACGCCGGCCACGTTCCCGGCAGCGCGCACGTCCTCGTCAGCGATGGGGAGACGCGACTGCTCTACACCGGCGACTTCCACGCGGAGAACCAGCAGCTGCTCTCCGGAACGACGGCTCGCCCCGACGCCGACGCCGTGATCTGCGAGAGCACCTACTCCGACACCACCCGGCCGCCGCGAGCCGAGATCGAAGCGTCGTTCGTCGACAGCCTCGAGACGACCCTCTGGGAGGGCGGCACCGTCGTCGTCCCCGCGTTCGCCATCGGTCGTACCCAGGAGGTGCTCTGCATCTGCGAGGAGCACGACCTCGAGTGCTACGTCGACGGAATGGGCAAGCGCGTTACGGACCTGTTCCTTCGCGATCGAAACCGCGAGTTCCTGCGCGATCCCGACCTCCTCCGCCGAGCGAAGGGCAACGCCCGGTTCGTCGACGGCCGCGACGGGCAACGGGAGCGAATCGCCGAACAGAACACGGTAATCGTCACCACCAGCGGGATGCTCCACGGCGGCCCCGCGATGACGTACGTGCCGGCGATTCGCACGCACCCGACGAACAAGATCGCCATGACGGGCTACCAGGTCGAGGGGACGCCCGGCCACGAACTGTACGAGAGCGGCAGCGCGGTGATCGACGGACGGGCGATGCGGGTCAGCGCCCAGGTCGAACAGTACGACTTCTCCGCACACGCGGATCGCGAGGGGGTCCGCGCGTTCCTCGAGTCCTACGCGGACGCCTCCATCCTCGTCAATCACGGCGACCGCTGCGAGGCGTTCGCGGCGGAACTCCGGGCGGACGGGTTCGACGCCAGTGCGCCGCCGCTCGGCGATCGGCGGACGGTCTGA